Proteins encoded together in one Planctomyces sp. SH-PL14 window:
- a CDS encoding MotA/TolQ/ExbB proton channel family protein, whose amino-acid sequence MTDRIVDILFQISTGLLAPTLVVLLILMGGILLLLGGITREFLDRRVHLQTWRAFLARARSTGAWDEGFYDLRLVGYPARFQARTRDARHNPLVARKCLEDLELDMARRMAWLTFAIRVGPMLGLVGTLVPLGPALMGLAAGDIQSLSGNLVIAFTTTVFGILVGGGAFTGNLIRRAWYEQDLSDLEYLADLREHGARLGSNGEGHPTSLPLGPASVGAGPRAGHEAPRAGGRHA is encoded by the coding sequence GTGACCGACCGCATCGTCGACATCCTGTTCCAGATCTCCACGGGACTTCTCGCACCGACCCTGGTCGTGCTGCTGATCCTGATGGGGGGGATCCTGCTGCTCCTCGGCGGGATCACCCGCGAGTTCCTCGACCGCCGCGTGCATCTCCAGACCTGGCGGGCGTTCCTCGCGAGGGCCCGTTCGACCGGCGCGTGGGACGAGGGGTTCTATGACCTGCGGCTCGTCGGCTACCCCGCCCGGTTTCAGGCCCGCACGCGGGACGCGCGGCACAACCCGCTCGTGGCCCGCAAGTGTCTCGAGGACCTCGAGCTCGACATGGCGCGGCGGATGGCGTGGCTGACGTTTGCCATCCGGGTCGGCCCGATGCTGGGGCTCGTCGGCACGCTGGTCCCCCTCGGCCCGGCCCTGATGGGACTGGCCGCGGGTGACATCCAGTCGTTGTCGGGCAACCTCGTGATCGCCTTCACGACCACCGTCTTCGGAATCCTGGTCGGCGGGGGCGCGTTCACCGGCAACCTGATCCGCCGGGCCTGGTACGAACAGGACCTCAGCGACCTCGAGTACCTCGCCGACCTCCGCGAGCACGGCGCACGCCTCGGCAGCAACGGCGAAGGCCACCCGACCAGCCTCCCGCTCGGCCCCGCCTCCGTGGGAGCAGGCCCCCGTGCGGGCCACGAAGCCCCGCGGGCCGGAGGCCGTCATGCGTAA
- a CDS encoding DUF2149 domain-containing protein has product MRNKPRRWDSGDDDPLAGLVNLFDVWMVFSIALLIAMIGAARSQTSAASGPKPDPATAASPTLEQLIDTQRKLPSYRVSEDKLSGQGQRLGTAYRLQSGEVVYVPD; this is encoded by the coding sequence ATGCGTAACAAGCCGCGCCGCTGGGACTCGGGGGACGACGATCCGCTGGCGGGTCTCGTGAACCTGTTCGACGTCTGGATGGTGTTTTCGATCGCGCTCCTCATCGCCATGATCGGCGCCGCCCGCTCGCAGACCTCGGCAGCGTCGGGGCCAAAGCCCGATCCCGCCACAGCCGCGTCGCCGACGCTCGAGCAGTTGATCGACACGCAGCGGAAGTTGCCCTCCTACCGAGTCAGCGAAGACAAGCTCTCCGGCCAGGGCCAACGCCTCGGCACCGCCTACCGGCTTCAGTCCGGCGAAGTCGTCTACGTCCCGGATTGA
- a CDS encoding TolC family protein: protein MRNTDDRLDADAVADWEIRNLGYSERAARDEASSLVRQAQWRQVALLDRIAREVSEAHSQASQRERSVERARAAIQAAEKSYALNLQRIENVQGLPIEVLQASQALATSRQTYLNAVIDYNIAQFQLCRAIGWFEGA, encoded by the coding sequence ATTCGCAATACCGACGACCGTCTGGATGCCGATGCGGTCGCCGACTGGGAGATCCGCAACCTCGGCTACAGCGAGCGGGCGGCCCGCGACGAAGCGTCGTCGCTCGTCCGCCAGGCGCAATGGCGGCAGGTCGCGCTCCTCGACCGCATCGCCCGTGAAGTCTCCGAGGCGCACAGCCAGGCCTCGCAGCGGGAGCGCAGCGTCGAACGGGCGCGCGCCGCGATTCAGGCGGCCGAGAAGTCCTACGCCCTCAACCTGCAGCGGATCGAGAACGTCCAGGGACTTCCGATCGAGGTCCTGCAGGCGTCCCAGGCTCTGGCGACGTCGCGCCAGACGTACCTCAACGCCGTGATCGACTACAACATCGCCCAGTTCCAACTCTGCCGCGCCATCGGCTGGTTCGAGGGCGCGTGA